Proteins from a single region of Dictyostelium discoideum AX4 chromosome 5 chromosome, whole genome shotgun sequence:
- a CDS encoding hypothetical protein (Gamete and mating-type specific protein A), producing MKFLAKLIFLILISSCVNSQLTPNEITLIQNYHNQWRSNPNGPTPVTPISGLVYNESIATALNLNLRKCDDSYSNMYQYAQNSEWQTWATPISSFNLTSILVNIGESSKYYDWSIAGCNNISSSNCEIWTNAVWNKSKSFGCAKSICDETIVLSCSYYPAGGFKGVLPYKPTSINPSASTTPKMPNFSSGSVDWSDYQTPVRDQGECKSCWVFGSLAALESRYLIKNGVSEKSTLHLSAQNAMNCITSGCESGWPANVFDYFESSGIAFEKDYPYDAIGSDNCTSSSNKFEYSGYDSVENTKDSLIQELKNGPITIALYSDTAFQSYAGGIYDSVEEYKDVNHIVLLVGYDKPTDSWKIKNSLGTKWGELGYARITASNDKLGILLYNSFFPKFK from the exons atgaaatttttggctaaattaatttttttaattttaataagtTCATGTGTAAATAGCCAATTGACTCCAAATGAAATCactttaattcaaaattaccATAATCAATGGAGATCCAATCCTAATGGTCCAACTCCAGTAACACCAATTTCCGGATTAGTCTACAATGAATCAATTGCAACTGCACTTAATTTAAATCTTAGAAAATGTGACGATTCTTACAGTAATATGTATCAATACGCTCAAAATAGTGAATGGCAAACTTGGGCCACTCCAAtttcatcttttaatttaacttCCATTCTTGTAAATATTGGAGAATCTTCAAAATATTATGATTGGTCAATTGCTGgttgtaataatatttcttCCTCAAATTGTGAAATTTGGACAAAT gcTGTCTGgaataaaagtaaaagttTTGGATGCGCCAAATCAATTTGTGATGAAACTATTGTATTATCATGCTCCTATTATCCAGCTGGTGGATTTAAAGGTGTCCTCCCATACAAGCCAACCAGTATAAACCCTTCAGCTTCTACCACTCCAAAAATGCCAAATTTTTCATCTGGAAGTGTTGATTGGAGTGATTATCAAACACCAGTTAGAGACCAAGGTGaa tgcAAATCATGTTGGGTTTTTGGTTCTTTGGCAGCATTGGAATCaagatatttaattaaaaatggtgtATCAGAAAAATCAACATTACACTTATCAGCTCAAAATGCAATGAATTGTATTACAAGTGGTTGTGAATCTGGTTGGCCAGCAAAtgtatttgattattttgaatcaTCAGGAATTGCATTTGAAAAAGATTATCCATATGATGCAATTGGTAGTGATAATTGTACTTCATCTTCTAACAAATTTGAATACTCTGGTTATGATTCAGTTGAAAATACTAAAGACTCTTTAATCCAAGAATTAAAGAATGGACCTATCACTATTGCTCTTTACTCTGATACTGCATTCCAAAGTTATGCTGGTGGTATTTATGATTCTGTTGAAGAATATAAAGATGTAAACCACATTGTATTATTAGTTGGTTATGATAAACCAACAGATTCttggaaaattaaaaattc acTTGGAACAAAATGGGGAGAATTAGGATATGCTCGTATAACTGCATCAAATGATAAGCTTGGTATCTTACtttataattcttttttcccaaaatttaaataa
- the anapc3 gene encoding anaphase promoting complex subunit 3, with protein sequence MEEIMIQSIDESIHCGLIKNALFLSERLYASTANEDNLFKIAQIYYQMGKINQCLLILQQHPQITMIKNLYLLALSNYDLGNIQEAESSIIKCCIYFEKYFQPNNNNNNNNNNNNNNNNNNNNNNNNNKDKCNNSNKNNDSNNNSNSNNNENEYYGIYSDILCEFDDIVDINSISYGFDSPCSIGSVYYLMGLISKRKNQKEKAIKYLKKSVYTYPFLWVAFEQLCNICPDEIDISDLFSHTNLIHQINHLNQQQHQQHQQFQQYLSNSLNQNKVNNNNNNNNNNNNNINNNNSSNKNNEQTITSTVATGTTNITTNTIKPNNFIKPPYHPNHRVGLTPSSFYDSSIHITPINFKASIQQTNQQQQQQQQQQPQQPSQQNLQKYNNRYFVTPQTPLSHITPILSNRFSQNVVDPIPMVMDTPDSKGSQHPPSSNSQTPYTPSTPGVHHHQKQQPHQHKKSAPPSQMIKKSMSNEFDTPMSLDLKSPIFTTSTSSDVHGFTSSTSKQQQQQQQTKQQTTTTTTTTTSITDKEVLLTKTKKQVNFGKTEEFSLKSLSSSLSDDDYDEENHHYQQHHHLHHHNKSIDELELEEDDQLNITDNSVQPNFYEFDESSILDFNGGDLYEGLIELHKGQTQLLELFFILADSYRLLCLYLCKEAIESFKRLSEEQYRTGWVLTKVAKAYHELIDYKEARSIFQEVSQMEPYRLEGMELYSTLLWQMNEDAELSYIAHKYSEFDRLSPYSWVVVGNCFSLQRDHEAAIKLFRRAIQLDPDMTYAYTLCGHEYLANDELELALNAFRMAIRCDPRHYNAFYGIGLIYYRQEKYNLAEYHFRKALSINESSSVLCCYLGMTLQHNPNKIQDGIDMLYRSIEIQPKNTFAKFKLAAFLFANQQYHHAIDQLLEFKEIEPKETPIYILLGKCYKQLGELDKALDSLNTALDLDPKNSNYIRSLIDKLPLEDEDDNQDYFQLN encoded by the exons atggaagaaATAATGATTCAAAGTATTGATGAATCAATACATTGTGGATTAATAAAGAATGCATTATTTCTTTCAGAGAGATTATATGCATCAACAGCCAATGAAGATaacctttttaaaatagcTCAAATCTATTATCAAATGggtaaaataaatcaatgtTTATTAATACTTCAACAACATCCTCAAATTACAATGATAAAGAACCTATATCTATTAGCATTATCAAATTATGATCTTGGTAATATTCAAGAAGCTGaatcatcaattattaaatgttgtatatattttgaaaaatattttcaacctaataataataataataataataataataataataataataataataataataataataataataataataacaacaaagATAAAtgtaacaatagtaataaaaataatgatagcaataacaatagcaatagcaacaataatgaaaatgaatattatGGTATTTATAGTGATATACTTTgtgaatttgatgatataGTTGATATAAATAGTATATCATATGGCTTTGATTCTCCTTGTAGCATTGGAtcagtttattatttaatgggATTAATATCAAAGAGAAAGAATCAAAAAGAGAAAGCAATTAAATACTTGAAAAAATCAGTTTACACCTATCCATTCCTATGGGTAGCTTTTGAGCAATTATGTAATATATGTCCCGACGAAATTGATATCTCTGACTTATTCTCCCatacaaatttaattcatcaaattaatcatttaaatcaacaacaacatcaacaacatcaacaatttcaacaatatttatcaaatagcttaaatcaaaataaagttaataataataataataataataacaacaataataacaatattaataataataatagcagtaataaaaataatgaacaaACTATCACATCAACAGTAGCTACAGGTACAACAAATATAACAACGAATAcaattaaaccaaataattttataaaaccGCCATATCATCCAAACCATAGAGTTGGTTTAACACCTTCCTCATTTTATGATTCATCAATACATATTacaccaattaattttaaagcaTCTATTCAACAAACtaatcaacaacagcaacagcaacaacaacaacagccaCAACAACCATCACAACAAAATCtacaaaaatataataatcgATATTTCGTTACACCACAAACACCACTTTCTCATATAACACCAATACTTTCAAATAGATTTTCTCAAAATGTTGTAGATCCAATACCAATGGTTATGGATACACCTGACAGTAAAGGATCACAACATCCCCCTTCTAGCAATAGTCAAACTCCATACACACCTTCAACTCCAGgtgttcatcatcatcagaaacaacaaccacatcAACATAAAAAGAGCGCACCACCATCtcaaatgataaagaaaTCTATGAGTAATGAATTTGATACACCAATGTCACTTGATTTAAAGAGTCCAATAtttacaacatcaacaagtAGTGATGTCCATGGATTTacttcatcaacatcaaaacaacaacaacaacaacaacaaactaaacaacaaacaacaacaacaacgacaacaacaacatcaattaCAGATAAAGAGGTTTTATtaacaaaaacaaagaaaCAAGTTAATTTTGGTAAAACTGAAGAATTTAGtttaaaaagtttatcatcttcattaagtgatgatgattatgatgaagaaaaccatcattatcaacaacatcatcatctccATCATCATAATAAATCTATTGACGAATTAGAATTAGAAGAGgatgatcaattaaatattactGATAATTCAGTTCAACCAAATTTCtatgaatttgatgaatcTTCAATTTTGGATTTCAATGGTGGTGATCTATATGAAggtttaattgaattacatAAAGGTCAAACTCAActattagaattattttttattttagcaGATTCTTATAGATTACTTTGTTT atatttatgTAAAGAAgcaattgaatcatttaaaagattatcaGAAGAACAATATAGAACTGGATGGGTATTAACAAAAGTAGCAAAAGCATATcatgaattaattgattataaaGAGGCAAGATCAATATTTCAAGAGGTATCACAAATGGAACCATATAGATTAGAGGGTATGGAATTATATTCAACATTGTTATGGCAAATGAATGAAGATGCAGAATTAAGTTATATTGCACATAAATATTCAGAATTCGATAGATTGTCACCCTACTCTTGGGTAGTGGTAGGCAATTGTTTCAGTTTACAACGTGATCATGAAGCTGCAATCAAATTGTTTAGAAGAGCCATTCAATTGGATCCAGACATGACCTATGCCTATACATTATGTGGTCATGAATATTTAGCGAACGACGAGTTGGAGTTAGCATTGAATGCATTTAGAATGGCCATTAGATGTGACCCACGTCATTACAATGCCTTCTATGGCATTGGATTGATTTATTATCGTCAAGAGAAATACAATTTAGCAGAGTATCATTTTAGAAAAGCATTATCAATCAATGAGTCCAGTTCGGTGTTATGTTGTTATTTAGGTATGACCCTACAAcataatccaaataaaattcaagaCGGTATTGATATGCTATATCgttcaattgaaattcaaCCAAAGAATACCTTtgcaaaattcaaattagcTGCCTTCCTCTTTGCAAATCAACAATATCATCATGCTATCGATCAATTATTAGagtttaaagaaattgaaccAAAAGAAACTCCAATCTACATTCTTTTAGGTAAATGTTATAAACAATTGGGCGAACTCGATAAAGCTTTAGATTCTTTAAATACCGCTTTGGATCTTGAtccaaaaaattcaaattacattcgttctttaattgataaattacctttagaggatgaagatgataatcaagattattttcaattaaattaa
- the slbp gene encoding histone RNA hairpin-binding protein: MENKEVQFNKDKSLYSNSDIRQNNKNDVVITTNFHNSNNYDRSYKNNNNNSDNSDYNNNNNNNNNNNSNININYVSNNPNSNKYSNSSKLEIRNNHRSTPYDRPNNNKYNVKTTYTQNFNPTNNNNDNNNNNNNNNNNNNNNNNNNININNGNTHYNSKYYNQNNNNENKENKENNNNNNFNNKKLNVVSLPSVLKNQKETDEEKIKQRQKQIDFGKNTIGYDNYIQRVPKDKRDRIHPRTPDKYQKCSRRSWLGQIKIWRKALHKFDPNKSDNDNEDSDNDNYIDNDNEDDNLKNEKDENIIKIKKVHDKDYEIDEQLTPPPPPPPKIIEKKKEEEEEEEDYEIESLEENQEFLRQLLTK; the protein is encoded by the coding sequence atggaaaataaaGAAGTACAATTTAACAAAGATAAATCGTTATACAGTAATAGTGATATAAGGCAAAACAATAAGAATGATGTTGTAATTACAACCAATTTtcataatagcaataattaCGATCgttcatataaaaataataataataatagtgataatagtgattataataataataataataataataataataataatagcaatattaatataaactATGTATCTAACAAtccaaatagtaataaatattcaaatagtAGTAAACTGGAAATAAGGAATAATCATAGATCCACTCCCTATGATagaccaaataataataaatataatgtaAAAACAACATACACTCAAAACTTTAACcctacaaataataataatgataataataataataataataataataataataataataataataataataataataatattaatattaataatggaaaTACACACTATAATAGCAAATACTataaccaaaataataataatgaaaataaagaaaataaagaaaataataataataataattttaataataaaaaattaaatgttgtatcattaccatcagttttaaagaatcaaaaaGAAACTGATGAAGAAAAGATTAAACAAAGACAAAAGCAAATTGACTTTGGTAAAAATACAATTGGTTATGATAATTATATTCAGAGAGTACCAAAAGATAAAAGAGATAGAATACATCCAAGAACACCTGACAAATATCAAAAATGTTCAAGAAGGTCTTGGTTAggtcaaattaaaatttggagaAAAGCATTACACAAATTTGATCCAAATAAaagtgataatgataatgaagatagtgataatgataattatattgataacgataatgaagatgataatcttaaaaatgaaaaagatgaaaatatcataaaaattaaaaaagtacaTGATAAAGAttatgaaattgatgaacaattaacaccaccaccaccaccaccaccaaaaataatagaaaagaaaaaggaagaagaagaagaagaagaagattaTGAAATTGAATCACTTGAGGAGAATCAAGAATTTTTAAGACAATtattaacaaaataa
- a CDS encoding histone-lysine N-methyltransferase: protein MKKKIKNTNKKIVKKKPQPVNNNSNKNKKPISINNKINKEVVKIENKSEKGDDFLYVGEFINNEKNGKGIIYYEDGTLIEGNWKDGELNGQGIFKTTELIISGEFIDGELSGQVEEIDKETGKLVFKGEYSQGQRHGRGKLIMIEDGGELTGTWVDGKMTGYAEYTFPTCNGRFKIQGQWLNGDLVSGKYNINYQPLRNEIDGKRLPIDDREREYMRRLEHYQQKELSKECRNFILKLDESNQNTISTSPLHIDLYERFHCFVGKQSTIPNSGEGLFAKIFIPSGTIISFYNGIRLTHQLVNSRSWSENNNTISLNHETVIDVPPHLNDTVTQYSATISHKANHLVPANNSVYASFYHPRFGDIKCIKAIKDINENEEIFVDYGYSNNDTPSWYKVK, encoded by the exons atgaaaaagaaaataaaaaatacaaataaaaaaatagttaaaaAGAAGCCACAacctgtaaataataatagtaataaaaataaaaaacccatatcaattaataataagataaataaagaagttgttaaaatagaaaataaatctGAAAAAGGAGATGAT tttttatatgttggtgaatttataaataatgaaaa aaatggTAAAGgtataatttattatgaGGATGGGACATTAATTGAAGGTAATTGGAAAGATGGTGAATTAAATGGGCAAGGTATATTTAAAACAACggaattaataattagtGGAGAATTTATTGATGGTGAATTAAGTGGACAAGTTGAAGAGATTGATAAAGAAACTGGCAAACTAGTATTTAAAGGTGAATATTCTCAAGGTCAAAGACATGGTCGtggtaaattaataatgattgaaGATGGTGGAGAACTTACAGGCACATGGGTCGATGGTAAAATGACAGGATACGCAGAATACACATTCCCAACATGTAATGGTAGATTTAAAATCCAAGGTCAATGGTTGAATGGAGATTTGGTTAGtggtaaatataatataaattatcaacCTTTGAGAAATGAAATCGATGGTAAGCGACTCCCCATCGATGACAGGGAGAGAGAGTACATGAGAAGACTCGAGCATTATCAACAGAAAGAGTTAAGCAAGGAATGTAGAAATttcatattaaaattggATGAATCCAACCAGAACACCATCTCAACATCACCATTACACATTGACCTATACGAGAGGTTTCATTGTTTTGTAGGAAAGCAATCAACTATACCGAATTCAGGTGAAGGTTTATTCGCAAAGATTTTCATACCAAGTGGTACTATCATCTCATTTTATAATGGTATTAGATTGACTCATCAATTGGTGAACTCAAGGTCATGgagtgaaaataataatacaattagtTTAAATCATGAAACTGTCATCGATGTACCGCCCCATCTAAATGACACTGTCACTCAATACTCTGCTACTATAAGTCATAAAGCAAATCATTTAGTGCCAGCTAATAATTCTGTATATGCAAGTTTCTATCACCCAAGATTTGGTGATATTAAATGTATCAAAgcaattaaagatattaatgaaaatgaagaaatttttgttgattatggttattcaaataatgatacaCCTTCTTGGtataaagtaaaataa